Proteins encoded within one genomic window of Aspergillus nidulans FGSC A4 chromosome VII:
- a CDS encoding protein llmB (transcript_id=CADANIAT00007917), whose amino-acid sequence MADTEHGEFEPQQLIEPDTFDDQDSTYQSSLGDASYTTSITSSAMNYTYNGRRYHSYHEGEYVLPNDEQEQDRLDLSHHIYRMLLKGELHRAPVKNPARVLDIGTGTGIWAIDFADEHPETEVIGNDLSPIQPSWVPPNCRFEVDDFEQIWSYSQPFDFIHGRELEGAIRDHDHVFSEAFKSLKPGGWFEISSFDVNSYSDDGTHLRAKCMQEVVKNLHLSSKKFGKDMNTTHTWRERLEKAGFINVTEEMYKLPQSPWAKDPKMKELGRYHQVNMFEAIPPYCYALFTRVLGWQRPEIEALVAGIRQELKDMSLHLYTKVHVVYGQKPE is encoded by the exons ATGGCGGACACGGAGCACGGCGAGTTCGAGCCCCAGCAGCTCATTGAGCCCGAT ACCTTCGATGACCAGGATTCCACCTACCAGAGCTC GCTGGGCGACGCCAGCTACACAACCAGCATCACGTCCAGTGCCATGAACTATACGTAT AACGGTCGCCGATATCACTCGTACCACGAAGGAGAATATGTCTTG CCCAAcgatgagcaagagcaggaCCGTCTTGACCTG AGCCACCACATCTACCGTATGCTCCTAAAGGGCGAGCTGCACCGGGCGCCCGTCAAGAACCCAGCGCGGGTACTGGATATCGGAACAGGAACGGGGATTTGGGCGATTGATTTCGCAGA TGAACACCCTGAAACCGAGGTCATTG GAAACGACCTCAGTCCCATTCAACCCTCATG GGTTCCCCCGAACTGCCGCTTCGAAGTAGACGACTTTGAACAAATCTGGTCCTACAGCCAACCCTTCGACTTCATCCATGGGCGCGAACTCGAGGGGGCCATCCGCGACCACGACCACGTCTTCAGTGAAGCCTTCAAATCGCTCAAACCCGGCGGCTGGTTCGAGATTTCCTCTTTCGACGTTAACTCCTACTCCGATGACGGCACGCATCTTCGCGCAAAGTGCATGCAGGAGGTCGTCAAGAACTTGCACCTTTCATCCAAGAAATTCGGCAAGGACATGAACACCACACATACCTGGCGTGAGCGCCTCGAGAAGGCCGGGTTCATCAACGTCACCGAGGAGATGTATAAATTGCCGCAGAGCCCGTGGGCGAAGGATCCGAAGATGAAAGAACTCGGCCGTTACCACCAGGTTAATATGTTTGAGGCGATCCCGCCGTATTGCTATGCGCTGTTCACAAGGGTGCTGGGTTGGCAGCGACCGGAGATTGAGGCGCTTGTTGCGGGAATCCGGCAGGAGTTGAAGGATATGTCGCTGCATCTTTACACGAAAGTACACGTTGTTTATGGGCAGAAGCCGGAGTAG